The Methanosarcina barkeri str. Wiesmoor DNA segment AAACTCATCAGGCGTACGAACATCAAGTACGAATACATCGCCTTTCTCAATCATCTCTTTTGCCTCCTGTACACTTACTTTTTCAAGTCCTGAGGTTTTTTCCGTTCTCTGTTCCGAAAAGATTAAAAATACTACCAGAAACAGGAAAATAAGAGAACCAAAATACATCAAATTTCCTTTATTCAACCAAGTTCCTCCAGCGCTATAAATGAGACCCTTAAAAGTTAATAGATACATTTATTCCTTTGCAGAATACACAAGGTTTCTATGAACTCTTTATTTCTGTAAATCCTTAAACAAATTAAACCAGCTTACACATTAAATTTCTTTTTATTTTTATTAGTGATCTTCAATCTAGCCATTTATTGGGCAAATGCTGAATCAGAAAACAGCACTAAAGGTTTAGCTAAATCAGAAAAAAAGTTAATTGAGAATTAAGAGAAAGACCCTGTATAAATTAAATCAGTAACAAGAAAAGTATAACTCTAGCGCATCGATTATCAAATAGATGCATAATAAGCAAATAATTACAGCTTATAACGCAAGCATTATTTAAAAGTCAAATGGAATTCTGTAACACAAAAAACGCAACCAGTCGCAGAGTAACTCGATCTGGATATTACAAACTAAGGAAAAACTCGATCTGGTATTGCAAACCAAGGAAAGCACGGAAAACACGAAAAGCACGGAAAAGCCGCGCCTTTACTACTTATTTCCGTGTCTTCCGCACTTCCAGTGGTTTTCAAAAAATTCATCCCTGACGTACTTTGGAATCAATGCACTAGTATAACTCTAATCACCAGGCACAAAGTAGAAGTTATTAATTTGAGTCTCAGGATTTTTTTCCTTAATCAAGCCATACTTAAAAGTCAGTATACTTAAAATTCAGAAATGAAGAAACTTTCCAAAAAATTCGAGATGTTTTTTAGATTACAAAATTTAAGAAAAATGAAACGAGGCTCATTCGTAAATCCACTTCGATGACTGCCATCCAGTATAGAGAAAGAAACTACACAGTTAAACTAAAGAACCAGTCGCATAAGACTTTAAACTGTCTAATTCATAATATATGTGATAGAGGTACGCGCTCATACTTCTTTTATTACTTAAACGTAATTTCTGTTAAGAGTACTCCCCTATAGAAACTCTAAACTTGAACTATTGAGGACTTAATGGTCCCTGCAGCCTGATGTAAGACATTACGAATGAGTAATCATGCTTTAACTATATTATGACAGTCTAGTTAACAACAGTCATTCCAGCCATTCATCCAGGAGTTGCCTGTTCCGAAGAAGCAAACATTTCCGAAGAGGCCATCGCATCCGAAGAAGCTACCTCCAAAGAAGGCGTCGAAGTCAAAGTCACAGTCGCATCCGCATCCACATTTATCTTTGTGACAGCATTTATCTTTGTGACAGCATTTATCTTTGTGACAGCATTTATCTCCGTATCCCCAGTCACAGCATTTATCCTTGCCGCAGTCGCAATTGTTATTCCAATAGCCTGCACTGGCTGATCCAGCTGTTAGTGATGCTACAAAAAAGACCAGCACTAACACGCTCATTGTCTTCTTAAGTATTCTCATTTGTACACACTCCTATAATTTGATACGACTAAGCTGTTGGTGTTTCAATCACTTTTATCGGTAGATACAGCACTTAAACATTATTTTATCACTTAGTTATTGATATAATTCTAGAAGACATGTTACTGACAGATTTTGTTCTTATTTTATGTGCCGAAAAAAATTTGCCGATTAAAATGATCTTAAGTTGCCCCCAACAAATAGTACATATCAACAGGAGATTATACTCAAAGAATATAATAGATACAGAAATATAAATAAGAAACCATTGTTAATTAAAAGAATATATTTAATAATATACTATTTACAGCTTGTTTTATATAATTTTATTTTGTATAGATAATTATCTTGAGCCGCACCCTTTTTTGTTAATAGACTTATTCCAAAAACTAATTTATGCTTAATTCAGAGAGCGTTCGTACTCACTCCAAAATTTGAAATGTCCTTATCAGTTCAAGGAATTTAATTAAAAACGAATTTTAGTTATGTAAGACCTGCAAATTTTATCGGTTTTTGCCTGATAAATGATAGGGCAGGAATTAGGAAAAAAACAAGAACCAGTAGCAAAAATGATTGAGAACTTTTTCAAATCTACTTTTTTTCCCTTTCTGAAAACCTGCTAATTTCACTGGAAAGACGCTGTACTTCGCTGCGCAGTTCTTCAATCTCTTTTGAGGACGACTTTTCACTTCCGACAAGAAAGCTTGCAAGGGCCGCAGTTACATATCCGAAAATGGAAAAAGCATAAACCGATAATAGAAAGGCAAGTATCCTTCCTTCAGCGGTTATTGGCCAGTAATTACTTTATTGTAGTCATAATCATTGCTGTCCACCAGAGAGCATCCAAATAAGAAGTAAAACCTTGTCGCTCAAAATCGTACATCTCCGCGGCTCCAAGTAGAGTAATCAAAGTTGTAAGCAGCAGGATATATCTCAAACCTCGCTGCCTCATTATCTGCCGGACTGTTCTTAAGCTCCGATTAAAAGAAGAAAGAACCCTAGCCAGATTAAGAGACCTGACAGAGTTTGCAAACCTGACCAGCCTGAATCCGCTAAATAACCTAAGAATTCTCAAGGCAGGCAAACACAGAGAAAAAGCGACAAGTCAGTTTTCCTTTAAATAACCCTTCTTATTCGGAGAAACTTCCAGTTCGATAAAAAAATCAACTATAAATATTCCCCAGATAAAAAAACTTAATGTCTGTAAGGTAGGAGAAAGACCATACACTAAGTCAATAATAATAAGAATCAGCCATAAGATTGACAGTAACATGAGAGGAAAATCAAAAAGAGAATTAATCTGGGAAAGTAACTCCATTCTTTCTTCTTTCAATTGATCTTTATCCATGTGTTTACCCTAATCAAAGTATATGCTCACATGCAGATTAGTGCACTTCCATTGTTAAAAGAAAGAACGGATAAATATAATAAGACTTCTTAGTCTATTTATATACTTATTAATAAATCTATTTTAGCCCGCAAATTTGTTTAACCTTGAATGTCCAGTAAGAGCAGAAATAGACCTGAAGGTTGATTTTGGATATCAGGCAAACATATCGAGTAGATAATGCACGGTAAAAAACTAGAAAAATAAAGGAGTAAAGAACTGTAAATACTATAGATTTGCAGCCTCTACTTCCTGAGTCGGATTTTCCAATCAAACTGACAAAGTAATTCCTTTCCTTATTCATCTTCATTACATGAACATTTTACCGATCAATAGTTACCTCATACCCAATTTTTCGGTTATGTTTCCCGTGTTCTTAATCATAGTCGTATTTCCGGTAATGTTGCATGTAACGGTTCTAGTTATTATTTGAGTCATATCATCCATATTTCGGATCATAATCTTTTTTCCGGTTACACTCATATTTTCGGGCATTCTGGTCATGTTTTCCATTTTTCCAGCCATTCCAGTCATGTCCATATCCTCGAGTACAACCGTATTTGCATCCATTCCCCCCATATAACCCATTTTATCGGCCATTCCGGGCATATTATCCATTTTTTCGGCCATTGAGGCCATATTATCCATATCTTTAAGTATAATCATGCCTCCGGTCATGTTACACGTCGTGGGCCTGGTTATGTTTTCCATTTTTTCAGTTATGTTTTCCATTTCCATTTCTCCGGCCATTCCGAGAATATTATAAATTTTTCCGGTCACTTCTTCCATACTACCCATGTTTCTGATTATAATCATTTTTCCAGTTAGATCACATGTTATGGTTCCAGTCATATCTCCAGCCATGAGCACTGTCAGGTTTTCCATTCTTCCAGCTGACATGTTATCCATTTTTGTGGCCATTCCGGTCATGTTTTCCATATTTGGGGTCATATTGTATGTCACGGTTCCAGTCATGGTTCCAACCTTGACAATGGTCATGTTCTGCAGGTTTTCGGCCATTCCGGACACGTTCTCCATTCTTGCGTCCATTCCGGCAGACATATTTCCGGCTGACATATTATCCATTTTTGTGGCCATTAAGCCCCTTTTATCCATTTCTCCAAAAATAACCACTTTTCCGGGCAAATTCTCCATTTTGCCGATTATAAGTGCTTTTTCGGTCATATTTCCAACGTCTTTGACTATGATTACCTTTCCGACCACATTAGATGTCATGGGCCCGGTCATGTTACCCATTTTACCGGTCATGTTACCCATTTTACCGGTCACGTTACTCATTTTACCGGTCATGTTCTCCATTTTTCCGCTTACATTATCCATACCGACCATAGCCGCATTTCCGGTCATGTTGCAGGTAATGGTTTCATCTATCTTTCCGGCCAAAATTGCACTCATATCCTCCATATTTCCGGCCATTTCCGTGTCAGTCTGCGCTTGCACAGACACAACCGACAACGTTAGACATAACGCTAGCAGAGAAACAATTAATTTCATTTTCATAATTTACCCCCGTATACGAGCTCGACCATTGGGCCGATCATATCTAATTAAATAAAAATTAATTTAATATAAATCCGCTAAATAATAAACGGCCAGCTTATAAATAATTAATCTCTATTAACTATGCAGATGAGTCTGGTTTTAATGATCAGTAGGCATTTTAAAAGTGATAATACATCATGTATCCATAGAGTTTAACCTAAAATTCAAAACTATCTCTATGAATTTTATGTTCTGAATAATTAATAGGATATCTGGTCATGAAAATAGTTATGAAACTATTTTATTTGAGAACAAAAATGGTTTTGGGATGAACTTATTAAAGAGCTCAGCAGAAATGTAACCAATGAAAAATGGCAGATTAAGAAGTAAGAGGTTAATAAGGAAGTTTATATTTCAGAGAATAACTTTAATTAAAAATAAGAAGAATAGAGCACGACTTTACTGACACAATAACTGGAGTAATTACATGGAAAATATTAAAAAATTTTTTAAGAACGACAATTTTGCTGCAGTTTCAGGAATTGAACTTTTAGAAGCCTCTCCGGGATATGCAAAAGCCATCATGAGTATAGAGGAAAAGCACCTTAATGCCCTGAAAACCGTTCAGGGAGGTGCAATATTTACCCTTGCAGATCTCACTTTTGCTGCAGCGTCAAATGCGTACGGCAATGTTGCTGTTGCTATCAATGCAAATATTTCTTTTGTAAAAGCCGCAACAGGCAAGACTCTCACAGCGGAAGCAAAAGAAACCTCAATAAATCCCAAAATTTCAACATATACTGTAAATATAACTGATGACAAAGGAGATCTTGTAGCAATATTCCAGGGTATGGGCTACAGGAAAAAGATTTCACTTGATGAGCTTTCCCGCATTTAAGTCCGGAAGAGGGTATCATTTAGTCCAGAAGAGTGTAT contains these protein-coding regions:
- a CDS encoding PaaI family thioesterase, whose protein sequence is MENIKKFFKNDNFAAVSGIELLEASPGYAKAIMSIEEKHLNALKTVQGGAIFTLADLTFAAASNAYGNVAVAINANISFVKAATGKTLTAEAKETSINPKISTYTVNITDDKGDLVAIFQGMGYRKKISLDELSRI